The genomic region GATCAAGAAGAGGTCGAAGAGCGACCAGACGATCTTCCGGATGACGTCCCGGCCAAAGCGACGATCACGATCAAGGAGATCAACGACAATCGCTACTACTACTGGCAGTGGCGAGAAGGTGAAAAAGTGCGTTCCCAATATAAAGGCCCCGTCAGTCCCGACGAATAGACGGCGCCGAAACCGTGGCCGGTGCTATTTCAGGCAGTTAGTAGCGTTATAGAGGACACCCCCCGAGTGTGAATGGGTCCTGCCCACCACACACCCCTCAGTGTGAATGGGTCCAATCAACCCGGATGGACTCGAAGAGTGAAGCTACCCACCCCACGTTTCCGTCGTAACTGGAGGCCGGTGGAAGGACTGTGGCCACGATGGCGGGCACCTCACCCTCCACGTTTCCGTCGTTTCTCCACGACATCCATCCCACACTAACGACAGCGCCCACGATAAGACGGAATGTAGATCAACCCCCCGTGTGCGAAGTGAATTACAGGAGGACTTAGGGGTATTTTCGAAAATCGAGAGTACCTACGGGAAGTTATAGACACCCCTCATCAAGAGTGAAAGCCGCGGAGAAAGGCCGGGTAGAAGGACTCACAGTAGATTATAGATTATTTGTATCAGTTCTTTTTGCTCCAAGCACACCACACCCCTCGTCAAGAGTGTATTCACTGATGGCCTCAGAGAGCTACACTCCCCGTGTGCGAAATGAATTCGAAGACAGCCTGGAGTCAGCACCCCCCGTGTGCGAAGTGAATTTGATCTCACCTCAAGGAAGACCCCGTATGAGAGATGAATTGAGTGATGAGTCGAGGACGGGGACACCCCGTGTGCGATATGAAATCTTGCGTACTATTGTCAGACATATCTAGTTATCCTAATAACATTCCCGGCGGAACCACCCCTCCCCCCCCGTGTGCGAAATGAAATCCGGACCGGCGTCGGTAACTCTTCGCCTTAGTTCCCCTCGAAGAAATCGTCTATCTGCGCATTGACAACAGATTTGACGAGATTCTCTTCGTGTTCAGCTTGCTCGAGTCTGATGTCAGCCTGGAGGGTTTCGGCGACCACCTCTGGATCGTCGACGAAGGTATACTCCTTGTGGACTCCACTACCATAGCCACGTCCGCGTTTTTCCGATGTGACGAAGTTGTAGGTCTCAGCTTCATTCATATAGCGTAAGTAGGAGTCGCGAGATTTTTCATCGGCATCCAACAAGTCCGTGAGATACTGATAGACACGATACGCAACCGTACTGGGGACAGCATTCAAATTACGCTGAGAGTGAACGGGGACAATCGCAGTGGCGTAGAGTGAGAGCTTCTTTTGCGTCGATAGACCCTGCATCTGGGTTAGTGTTCGGTCGCGTTCGGCCTCTTTCTGGGCGTCGCGAACGTGTTCTTCGCAAACTGTATCATCTCCGTCGCGATCTGCAATCTCACCAGCCTTCCGAAATAGATCAATCGCTTTTCTGGCGTCACCGTGGTCCTGGGCAGCGAATGCAGCACTAAGCGGAATGATTCCGTCCTCGAGGACGTCATCCTGGTACGCGTCGCGACGGCGTTCGAGAATCGCCTGTAATTGATTCGCATCATAGTCTGGGAAGACGATGTCCTGGGGATTGAACGAACTCTCCGCCCGGCCGTCGATATCC from Haloarcula rubripromontorii harbors:
- a CDS encoding orc1/cdc6 family replication initiation protein encodes the protein MADGDDQQSLSQSIKGRLQEGVQNSVFRDKGLLDPDAVIDEDRIVGRDDQLDDIITYLRPALQGNRPPNMLLYGPSGTGKSLIINAVCQQVLELANSQGDRFGVIKINCQTIKSHDRAVYRLVKNAAEEADVDIGVPESGISTDQKLDRFYEILSNNFDSVIIILDEVDLLVGRQRDPNDEPAYSKLLYQLSRASQLGRIEGHVSVAALTNDPRFMEDIDGRAESSFNPQDIVFPDYDANQLQAILERRRDAYQDDVLEDGIIPLSAAFAAQDHGDARKAIDLFRKAGEIADRDGDDTVCEEHVRDAQKEAERDRTLTQMQGLSTQKKLSLYATAIVPVHSQRNLNAVPSTVAYRVYQYLTDLLDADEKSRDSYLRYMNEAETYNFVTSEKRGRGYGSGVHKEYTFVDDPEVVAETLQADIRLEQAEHEENLVKSVVNAQIDDFFEGN